The Bifidobacterium animalis subsp. animalis ATCC 25527 genome has a segment encoding these proteins:
- a CDS encoding ABC transporter ATP-binding protein has translation MPDTATLTPTEAPDVSTLDRSQIHVGELEGEPLLDADNLVAGYLPGVNILNGASLTLHDGEIVGIIGPNGAGKSTLLKSLFGLVHIHSGKLTLKGQDITNLRADKLVSRGVGFVPQTENVFPSLTIAENMHMGAYQAPKLFNERFDYVCSIFPKLGDRRNQLAGQLSGGERQMVAMGRALMMQPSVLLLDEPSAGLSPMMQDETFIRVRQVNRAGVSVVIVEQNARRCLQICDRGYVLDQGHNAYSGRGRDLMNDPKVISLYLGNLEEEVEKENK, from the coding sequence ATGCCTGACACTGCAACACTGACCCCAACCGAGGCGCCCGACGTCTCGACGCTCGACCGCTCGCAGATCCATGTGGGCGAGCTGGAGGGCGAGCCGCTGCTCGACGCCGACAATCTGGTCGCCGGCTACCTGCCGGGCGTCAACATCTTGAACGGCGCCTCACTCACACTGCACGACGGCGAGATCGTGGGCATCATCGGCCCGAACGGCGCCGGCAAGTCCACGTTGCTCAAGTCGCTGTTCGGCCTCGTGCACATCCACTCCGGCAAGCTCACGCTCAAAGGGCAGGACATCACGAATCTGCGTGCCGACAAACTCGTCTCGCGGGGCGTCGGCTTCGTGCCACAGACGGAGAACGTGTTCCCGAGCCTCACGATTGCCGAGAACATGCATATGGGCGCATATCAGGCGCCGAAGCTGTTCAACGAGCGCTTCGACTACGTCTGCTCGATCTTCCCCAAGCTCGGCGACCGCAGGAACCAGCTGGCAGGCCAGCTCTCCGGCGGCGAGCGGCAGATGGTGGCGATGGGGCGCGCGCTGATGATGCAGCCGAGTGTGCTGCTGCTCGACGAGCCAAGCGCGGGCCTCTCGCCGATGATGCAGGACGAGACCTTCATTCGCGTGCGTCAGGTGAACAGGGCCGGCGTCTCCGTGGTCATCGTCGAGCAGAACGCGCGGCGTTGCCTGCAGATCTGCGACCGCGGCTACGTGCTCGACCAGGGGCACAACGCGTACTCGGGCCGCGGGCGCGACCTGATGAACGACCCGAAGGTCATCTCGCTGTACCTGGGCAATCTGGAAGAGGAGGTCGAGAAAGAGAACAAGTGA
- a CDS encoding ABC transporter ATP-binding protein, with protein sequence MADTTDKTSETTAAGSTATVKEPFYDIAKWATKAPEGEKLISTAYGDKVTEDLRYVKNEPGVHKPDPILVADNVTRRFGGMTAVDVQHFEIERHGITALIGPNGAGKTTFFNLMTGFDTPNTGSWQFDGKDMAHVNPEKVARGGMVRTFQLTKVMSRLTVLDNMMLGAQDHPGEGMFRSLFPAAWKKQEKENREKAEALLDRFLLYKKKDDYAGALSGGQRKLLEMARALMCDPKLVMLDEPMAGVNPALKQSLLDHIIALREDGTTVLFVEHDINMVRHIADWVTVMAEGKIVAEGQPKTVIDDLAVVDAYLGAHANIDLGDDSVLEGLEGGNA encoded by the coding sequence ATGGCTGACACAACCGACAAGACAAGCGAGACCACGGCTGCCGGCTCGACGGCCACCGTGAAGGAACCGTTCTACGACATCGCGAAATGGGCCACGAAGGCGCCGGAGGGGGAGAAGCTCATCTCCACCGCCTACGGCGACAAGGTGACCGAAGACCTGCGCTACGTGAAGAACGAGCCCGGCGTGCACAAGCCCGACCCGATTCTGGTGGCCGATAACGTCACCCGTCGCTTCGGCGGCATGACGGCCGTGGATGTGCAGCATTTCGAGATCGAGCGCCATGGCATCACGGCCCTCATCGGCCCGAACGGCGCCGGCAAGACGACGTTCTTCAATCTGATGACCGGCTTCGACACCCCGAACACCGGCTCCTGGCAGTTCGACGGCAAGGACATGGCCCATGTGAACCCGGAGAAGGTGGCGCGCGGAGGCATGGTGCGCACCTTCCAGCTCACCAAGGTGATGAGCCGGCTCACCGTGCTCGACAACATGATGCTGGGCGCACAGGACCACCCCGGCGAGGGTATGTTCCGCTCGCTGTTCCCGGCGGCCTGGAAGAAGCAAGAGAAGGAGAACCGCGAGAAGGCCGAGGCGCTGCTCGACCGCTTCCTGCTCTACAAGAAGAAGGACGACTATGCAGGGGCGCTCTCCGGCGGCCAGCGCAAGCTCCTCGAAATGGCCCGCGCGCTCATGTGCGACCCGAAGCTCGTCATGCTCGACGAGCCGATGGCCGGCGTGAACCCGGCGCTGAAGCAGAGCCTGCTCGACCACATCATCGCGTTGCGCGAAGACGGCACCACCGTGCTGTTCGTGGAACACGACATCAACATGGTGCGCCATATCGCCGACTGGGTCACCGTGATGGCCGAGGGCAAGATCGTGGCCGAAGGCCAGCCCAAGACGGTGATAGACGACCTGGCCGTCGTCGACGCCTACCTGGGCGCCCACGCCAACATCGACCTCGGCGACGACTCCGTACTCGAAGGATTGGAGGGTGGCAATGCCTGA
- a CDS encoding MFS transporter → MVDEQDTHGGSAPSTGSNGYIRPGIDDRPDFDKALSQKDKENISRLTAPMPKKRAADSSVGDEQVQGTKLATDSQAVGSGMAALAAVDTAVPDEASAFMDMRDPMVSADGHRPTRAELVRLGIGFTVSAVACAIPWVALSTVILPRVFELIDNSSKEAMLGLVNSIGAIVALLANIIFGTLSDMTRSRFGKRTPWIVGGGIITGLAIGAIAFTRNEALIIFLWCVAQMGYNMMLAPYVAVMSDRVPDKVRGTISGFYGAGIAVGQTLGSVVGAAFLRQGQSGLLSAWMMGLGIFSLTGIFVVAMWPREKSSCFEEQSEHVTVKSVLLNFRPPRHAPDFYYALVGRTLMMGGYWMITTYQLYIAQDYIYAGDPNAKDKAATIIATMGVITLVVSLIAAVTAGPITDRLGRRKLPVALASCLFAVGAAMPLFFRSPMGIYLFAAVAGLGYGVYNAIDQALNVAVLPNPKEAGKDLGILNLANTLSTVIGTAMTSLVVSIVKSSMHVSTTPAVAYAWVFGVAIVIVLAAAALIMRIRNVK, encoded by the coding sequence ATGGTTGACGAACAAGACACCCACGGAGGGAGCGCGCCGTCGACGGGCTCGAACGGCTACATTCGCCCGGGCATCGACGACCGCCCCGACTTCGATAAGGCATTGAGCCAGAAAGACAAGGAGAACATCTCCCGTCTCACCGCGCCGATGCCGAAGAAGCGAGCCGCCGACAGCAGTGTGGGCGACGAGCAGGTGCAGGGCACCAAACTCGCCACCGATTCGCAGGCCGTCGGTTCGGGCATGGCCGCACTCGCCGCCGTCGACACCGCGGTGCCGGACGAGGCGTCCGCGTTCATGGACATGCGCGATCCGATGGTCTCGGCCGACGGCCACCGCCCCACCAGGGCCGAACTCGTGCGCTTGGGCATCGGCTTCACCGTCTCCGCAGTCGCCTGCGCGATTCCGTGGGTGGCGCTGAGCACCGTCATTCTGCCGCGCGTGTTCGAGCTGATCGACAACTCGAGCAAGGAGGCCATGCTCGGCTTGGTCAACTCGATCGGTGCGATTGTGGCGTTGCTGGCGAACATCATCTTCGGCACGCTGTCTGACATGACGCGCTCCCGCTTCGGCAAGCGCACGCCGTGGATCGTGGGCGGCGGTATCATCACCGGTCTTGCCATCGGAGCCATCGCATTCACGCGCAACGAGGCGTTGATCATCTTCCTGTGGTGCGTCGCCCAGATGGGCTACAACATGATGCTCGCGCCATACGTGGCCGTGATGTCCGACCGTGTGCCCGACAAGGTGCGCGGTACGATCTCCGGCTTCTACGGCGCCGGCATCGCCGTCGGCCAGACGCTCGGCTCGGTCGTGGGTGCCGCGTTCCTGCGCCAGGGGCAGTCGGGACTCCTCTCCGCATGGATGATGGGTCTGGGCATCTTCAGCCTCACCGGCATCTTCGTCGTCGCCATGTGGCCGCGTGAGAAGTCGAGCTGCTTCGAGGAGCAGAGCGAGCATGTGACCGTGAAGTCCGTGCTCCTGAACTTCCGGCCGCCGCGCCACGCGCCCGACTTCTACTACGCGCTCGTCGGCCGCACGCTCATGATGGGCGGTTACTGGATGATCACGACCTACCAGCTCTACATTGCGCAGGACTACATCTACGCCGGCGATCCGAATGCGAAGGACAAGGCGGCTACGATCATCGCCACCATGGGCGTGATCACACTCGTCGTCTCGCTGATCGCCGCTGTCACGGCAGGTCCGATCACCGACCGTCTCGGCAGGCGCAAGCTGCCGGTGGCGCTCGCGAGCTGCCTGTTCGCCGTCGGTGCCGCGATGCCGCTGTTCTTCCGCTCGCCGATGGGCATATATCTGTTCGCCGCCGTCGCCGGCCTCGGTTACGGCGTCTACAACGCGATCGACCAGGCGCTCAACGTGGCCGTGCTGCCGAATCCGAAGGAAGCTGGCAAGGATCTGGGTATTCTCAACCTCGCCAACACGCTTTCCACAGTGATCGGCACGGCGATGACCTCGCTCGTCGTTTCCATCGTCAAGAGCTCGATGCACGTCTCCACCACCCCCGCCGTCGCCTACGCATGGGTGTTCGGCGTCGCGATCGTGATCGTGCTCGCCGCGGCCGCGCTCATCATGCGCATCCGCAACGTCAAGTAA
- a CDS encoding branched-chain amino acid ABC transporter permease — protein sequence MDFMTILSNILGELFAPTTAAYALAAIGLNIHFGMSGLMNMGQAGFMLLGAYGFAITQMNGCDLFTSVLTALVLAAIYGILLGIPTLKLGPDYLAMVTLAAAEIIRIVGRSTSLTWLTGGSAGIAPQNFTENFENASPLPDGSTKFLLWTYNNNIANSWWLRIVAWVLVAIALLLCWRWFHSPWGRVLKGIREDENAIRSLGKSVTKYKMQALILGGLFGAIAGIVFVLPRSLNPDSLGRTVTFYTWTILLLGGAATIMGPVLGSCVLWVLLTAVKETMRVTILTTAISSNQIEALGWVIVGVALMLLVIFRPQGILGNKKELAFNG from the coding sequence ATGGATTTCATGACCATACTTTCCAACATTCTGGGCGAGCTCTTCGCCCCGACCACGGCCGCATATGCGCTCGCCGCCATCGGCCTGAACATCCACTTCGGCATGTCGGGCCTCATGAACATGGGTCAGGCCGGCTTCATGCTGCTGGGCGCCTACGGCTTCGCCATTACGCAGATGAACGGTTGCGACCTGTTCACCTCGGTGCTCACGGCATTGGTGCTCGCCGCGATCTACGGCATTCTGCTCGGCATCCCGACGCTCAAGCTCGGGCCGGATTACCTCGCCATGGTCACGCTGGCGGCGGCAGAGATCATTCGCATTGTGGGCCGTTCCACGTCGCTCACCTGGCTCACCGGCGGTTCCGCCGGTATCGCGCCGCAGAACTTCACCGAGAACTTCGAGAACGCCTCGCCGTTGCCCGACGGCTCCACGAAGTTCCTGCTGTGGACCTACAACAACAACATCGCGAACTCGTGGTGGCTGCGCATCGTGGCCTGGGTGCTCGTGGCGATCGCCCTGCTGCTGTGCTGGCGCTGGTTCCACTCGCCGTGGGGCCGCGTGCTCAAGGGCATTCGCGAGGACGAGAACGCGATTCGCTCGCTGGGCAAGTCGGTGACTAAGTACAAGATGCAGGCGCTGATCCTGGGCGGCCTGTTCGGCGCGATCGCCGGCATCGTGTTCGTGCTGCCCCGTTCACTCAATCCGGATTCGCTCGGCCGCACCGTCACGTTCTACACCTGGACGATCCTGCTGCTCGGCGGCGCCGCGACGATCATGGGCCCGGTGCTCGGCTCCTGCGTGCTGTGGGTGCTGCTCACCGCCGTGAAGGAGACGATGCGCGTGACGATTCTGACGACCGCGATCTCCTCGAACCAGATCGAGGCCCTCGGCTGGGTGATCGTGGGCGTGGCGCTCATGCTGCTCGTGATCTTCCGCCCGCAAGGCATTCTCGGCAACAAGAAGGAGCTGGCGTTCAATGGCTGA
- a CDS encoding ABC transporter substrate-binding protein codes for MRLANKMKMLTAMTAAALLALSGYGSSGGASGGSSSSAASSSDGMVIGALLPLTGTLAYLAPPEVAAIKLAIGDINKAGGVLGKDVTEVEADTSDGEHADQNTSAAQSVLSKHPSVVIGPAASGVVKNVYKSIVAEKIPVISMASTSMTLSGMDPYFFRTVAPDAVQGAVMGDLIAQDGVKKLAIACFNDEYGTGMRNIILQKLKDAGVDVVYGEKDAFDPAETNYSSIATAIKNSGADATLIISYDQATPLIKALASAGVDTHKLYLVDGNTVDYSKTYDAGLLKGSKGTIPGTHVDDKFKSDLKGTGTDISDTTYAAETYDAVILAALAAEQGGSTSGETVTKNLSSVSGADGGEKCESFEACKTLIKDKKKIQYFGKTGIGPFNKNNDPSSANIGIFEYDGNNVNVFQDMQSGDVPTE; via the coding sequence ATGCGACTGGCAAACAAGATGAAGATGTTGACGGCAATGACCGCAGCGGCACTGCTCGCGCTGTCGGGATACGGCTCGTCGGGCGGCGCGTCCGGCGGATCGTCGAGCAGCGCGGCGTCGAGCAGCGACGGCATGGTGATCGGCGCACTGCTGCCGCTCACCGGCACCCTCGCCTACCTGGCACCGCCGGAGGTGGCGGCGATCAAGCTCGCGATCGGCGACATCAACAAGGCGGGCGGCGTGCTCGGCAAGGACGTCACCGAGGTCGAGGCCGATACGTCGGACGGCGAGCATGCCGACCAGAACACGTCAGCCGCGCAGTCCGTGCTGTCGAAGCACCCGTCGGTCGTGATCGGACCCGCCGCATCGGGCGTCGTCAAGAACGTCTACAAGAGCATCGTCGCCGAGAAGATCCCGGTGATCTCAATGGCATCGACGTCGATGACGCTCTCCGGCATGGATCCGTACTTCTTCCGCACCGTCGCCCCGGATGCCGTGCAGGGCGCGGTGATGGGCGACCTCATTGCGCAGGACGGCGTGAAGAAGCTCGCCATCGCCTGCTTCAACGACGAGTACGGCACCGGCATGCGCAACATCATTCTGCAGAAGCTCAAGGATGCCGGCGTCGACGTGGTGTACGGCGAGAAGGACGCCTTCGACCCGGCCGAGACGAACTACTCGTCGATCGCGACGGCGATCAAGAACTCCGGCGCCGACGCGACGCTGATCATCTCGTACGATCAGGCGACGCCGCTGATCAAGGCGCTGGCCTCCGCCGGCGTGGACACGCACAAGCTCTATCTCGTCGACGGCAACACCGTCGACTACTCGAAGACCTACGACGCCGGCCTGCTCAAGGGCTCGAAGGGCACCATCCCCGGCACCCATGTCGACGACAAGTTCAAGTCCGACCTCAAGGGCACCGGCACCGACATCTCTGACACCACATACGCCGCCGAAACCTACGACGCGGTGATCCTCGCCGCGCTCGCCGCCGAACAGGGCGGCAGCACCAGCGGCGAGACGGTCACGAAGAACCTCTCATCGGTCTCCGGCGCCGACGGCGGCGAGAAGTGCGAGAGCTTCGAGGCCTGCAAGACGCTCATCAAAGACAAGAAGAAGATCCAGTACTTCGGCAAGACCGGCATCGGGCCCTTCAACAAGAACAACGATCCGAGCTCGGCGAACATCGGCATCTTCGAGTACGACGGCAACAACGTCAACGTGTTCCAGGACATGCAGAGCGGCGACGTGCCGACCGAGTGA
- a CDS encoding branched-chain amino acid ABC transporter permease, whose translation MASMVSQPQRRAERGRRRKGLVIVCAGIAGLLLAMLASMIGVPNAVAAEAVDKCVPNAEHGCVSGILQTQDKTPIPDVTVTLGGEEKATATTAKDGAWAFEVNADGEYAVSIDKAVAEKYKLGESSATVEIAKKSFSKQRAVVRFDKAAAGSAAKTESGNADSAKSGEQTAANTAQAGDDGKSSGFWARFWQQLYSGCIFGLMLGLMAVGMNLVYGTTGLSSFSHGEQVTLGGLMAYVGTQLLHMPVVLSAIFAVAIGALTGWVQNQLVWAPLRHKRVGVMQQMIVTIGLSMALQYIYQFFFGGDIKGIVKSVPEGIQLGPIVTNAPTLIAAAIALVTIVSVTVFLYCTRLGRATRAVSDNAALAAASGINVDSVVRIVWILSCGLAALSGVLIGIYLNGIAWNTGVTLLMLMFAAVTLGGLGTANGALVGALIVGIVADMSTLVIPSDMRYASALAILILVLLIRPQGIFGKQKRVG comes from the coding sequence ATGGCATCCATGGTTTCACAACCACAACGCCGTGCCGAACGCGGGCGGCGCCGAAAGGGTCTGGTCATCGTGTGTGCGGGCATCGCGGGCTTGTTGCTGGCGATGCTCGCCAGCATGATTGGCGTGCCGAACGCCGTGGCCGCGGAAGCGGTGGACAAGTGCGTGCCGAACGCGGAGCACGGGTGTGTGAGCGGCATTCTGCAGACCCAAGACAAGACGCCAATCCCCGACGTGACGGTCACATTGGGCGGCGAGGAGAAGGCCACGGCCACCACTGCGAAAGACGGTGCCTGGGCCTTCGAAGTGAATGCGGACGGCGAGTACGCCGTGAGCATCGACAAGGCGGTCGCCGAGAAGTACAAGCTCGGCGAAAGCAGCGCGACGGTGGAGATCGCCAAGAAGTCGTTCTCCAAGCAGCGTGCCGTCGTGCGTTTCGACAAAGCCGCGGCAGGCAGTGCGGCGAAAACGGAAAGCGGCAATGCCGACTCCGCCAAAAGCGGGGAGCAGACTGCGGCGAATACCGCGCAGGCCGGCGATGACGGCAAGAGCTCCGGATTCTGGGCGCGCTTCTGGCAGCAGCTCTACTCGGGCTGCATCTTCGGCCTCATGCTCGGCCTCATGGCGGTGGGCATGAACCTCGTGTACGGCACCACCGGCCTGAGCTCCTTCTCCCATGGCGAGCAGGTGACGCTCGGCGGTCTCATGGCCTATGTGGGCACCCAGCTGCTGCATATGCCGGTCGTGCTCTCGGCCATCTTCGCGGTGGCGATCGGCGCACTCACCGGCTGGGTGCAGAACCAGCTCGTCTGGGCGCCGCTGCGGCACAAGCGCGTGGGCGTCATGCAGCAGATGATCGTGACGATCGGCCTGTCGATGGCATTGCAGTACATCTACCAGTTCTTCTTCGGCGGTGACATCAAGGGCATTGTCAAGTCGGTGCCGGAAGGCATTCAGCTCGGCCCGATCGTCACGAACGCCCCGACGCTGATCGCCGCGGCCATCGCATTGGTGACGATCGTCTCCGTCACCGTGTTCCTGTACTGCACGAGACTGGGCCGCGCCACCCGAGCCGTGTCCGACAATGCGGCGCTTGCGGCGGCCTCGGGCATCAACGTGGATTCGGTGGTACGCATCGTGTGGATCCTCTCCTGCGGCCTGGCCGCGCTCTCCGGCGTGCTCATTGGCATCTACCTCAACGGCATCGCCTGGAACACCGGCGTCACGTTGCTCATGCTCATGTTCGCCGCCGTCACGCTCGGTGGTCTCGGCACCGCGAACGGCGCTCTGGTGGGCGCCCTGATCGTGGGCATTGTGGCCGACATGAGCACGCTCGTCATTCCCAGCGACATGCGCTACGCCAGCGCGCTGGCAATTCTGATTCTCGTTCTGCTGATTCGCCCGCAGGGCATTTTCGGCAAGCAAAAGAGGGTGGGCTGA
- a CDS encoding fluoride efflux transporter FluC, translating to MGTFLLVCICGGLGAVARFMLNTSIQRWWHRAYPLSTFIINIIAAICAGTAAAAYFYQTVNYSTYLLFVAGFLGGFSTFSTAINEMVSLTRTRQLAVAAFYFLTTLVVPFCAVVLGWFFGSIGH from the coding sequence ATGGGAACCTTCCTGCTCGTCTGCATATGCGGGGGACTCGGTGCCGTCGCCCGTTTCATGCTCAACACGTCGATTCAACGCTGGTGGCATAGGGCCTACCCGCTCTCCACGTTCATCATCAACATCATCGCCGCCATCTGCGCTGGCACTGCGGCCGCGGCATACTTCTACCAAACAGTGAACTATTCCACCTATTTGCTGTTTGTCGCCGGTTTTTTGGGTGGTTTCTCCACGTTCTCCACGGCGATCAACGAGATGGTGTCGCTCACTCGCACGCGTCAGCTCGCGGTGGCCGCTTTCTACTTCCTCACCACGCTCGTCGTGCCGTTCTGCGCCGTGGTGCTGGGGTGGTTCTTCGGCTCGATCGGGCATTGA
- the gtfA gene encoding sucrose phosphorylase, translating to MKNKVQLITYADRLGDGNLASMTDILRTRFDGVYEGVHILPFFTPFDGADAGFDPIDHTKVDARLGDWDDIAELAKTHDIMVDAIVNHMSWQSKQFQDVLANGEDSEYYPMFLTMSSVFPDGATEEELAGIYRPRPGLPFTHYSFAGKTRLVWVTFTPQQVDIDTDSAKGWEYLMSIFDQMSKSHVKYIRLDAVGYGAKEAGTSCFMTPKTFELISRLREEGAKRGLEILIEVHSYYKKQVEIAAKVDRVYDFALPPLLLHSLFTGKVDALAHWTEIRPNNAVTVLDTHDGIGVIDIGSDQLDRSLKGLVPDADVDNMVETIAKNTHGESKAATGAAASNLDLYQVNSTYYSALGCNDQHYIAARAVQFFLPGVPQVYYVGALAGENDMELLKRTNVGRDINRHYYTTSEIDKNLERPVVRALNALARFRNELPAFDGDFSYSVGNDESIAFSWNGFGSSATLTFTPSKGMGVENPQSVATLVWTDSTGEHRTDDLIANPPVMQAS from the coding sequence ATGAAGAACAAAGTTCAGCTGATCACCTATGCGGATCGCTTGGGTGACGGCAATCTTGCTTCGATGACCGACATTCTGCGCACGCGATTCGACGGCGTATACGAGGGCGTGCACATTCTGCCGTTCTTCACCCCGTTCGATGGCGCGGACGCAGGCTTCGACCCGATCGACCACACCAAGGTCGACGCCCGCCTCGGCGACTGGGATGACATCGCCGAGCTCGCCAAGACGCATGACATCATGGTCGATGCCATCGTCAACCACATGAGTTGGCAGTCCAAGCAGTTCCAGGATGTGCTCGCGAATGGCGAGGATTCGGAGTACTACCCGATGTTCCTCACGATGAGCTCCGTGTTTCCCGACGGCGCGACCGAGGAGGAGCTCGCCGGCATCTACCGCCCGCGCCCGGGCCTGCCGTTCACCCACTACAGCTTCGCCGGCAAGACCCGCTTGGTGTGGGTCACGTTCACGCCGCAGCAGGTCGACATTGACACCGACTCCGCCAAGGGCTGGGAATACCTGATGTCGATCTTCGACCAGATGAGCAAGTCGCACGTCAAGTACATCCGTCTCGACGCCGTCGGCTACGGCGCCAAGGAGGCCGGCACCAGCTGCTTCATGACTCCCAAGACCTTCGAACTCATCTCGCGACTGCGCGAGGAGGGCGCCAAGCGCGGTCTGGAGATTCTCATCGAGGTACACTCGTACTACAAGAAGCAGGTGGAGATCGCCGCCAAGGTGGATCGCGTCTATGACTTCGCATTGCCTCCGCTGCTGCTGCACTCGCTGTTCACCGGCAAGGTGGACGCGCTCGCGCACTGGACTGAGATTCGCCCGAACAACGCCGTCACCGTGCTCGACACGCACGACGGCATCGGCGTCATCGACATCGGCTCCGACCAGCTCGACCGTTCGCTCAAGGGTCTGGTGCCCGACGCGGACGTTGACAACATGGTCGAGACGATCGCGAAGAACACCCATGGCGAGTCGAAGGCCGCAACCGGCGCCGCCGCTTCGAACCTCGACCTCTACCAGGTGAACTCCACATACTATTCGGCGCTCGGCTGCAACGACCAGCATTACATTGCCGCGCGCGCCGTGCAGTTCTTCCTGCCGGGCGTTCCGCAGGTGTACTACGTGGGCGCGCTCGCCGGCGAGAACGACATGGAGCTGCTCAAGCGCACGAATGTGGGCCGCGACATCAACCGCCACTATTACACGACCTCCGAGATCGACAAGAACCTCGAACGTCCGGTGGTCAGGGCCCTGAACGCGCTCGCCAGATTCCGCAACGAGCTGCCGGCGTTCGACGGCGACTTCAGCTACTCGGTGGGCAATGACGAGTCGATTGCGTTCTCCTGGAACGGGTTCGGCTCCTCCGCCACGCTCACGTTCACGCCGTCCAAGGGCATGGGTGTCGAGAACCCACAGTCCGTCGCCACGCTCGTCTGGACGGATTCCACCGGCGAGCACCGCACCGACGACCTCATTGCGAACCCGCCCGTCATGCAGGCGAGCTGA
- a CDS encoding LacI family DNA-binding transcriptional regulator: MVGMRDVAKRAGVSVSSVSLVINGTGYVSRDMREKVEQAMRELDYVPNELARNFYHGKTGIIGVIVPTIQHPFFATLTAHLQHEFAGRGLQTMLCSTADSANGEAQYVDMLRRHSLDALVVAAHTTHDPQQYWRAIDRPVVAFDRNLGAGITQVSSDHVHGGELIAELLVRTGAHHVVMVGGPRAQFTDLGDRSTFPTVRYVQTLEDRLSQARIAHTYIESGEVFDIAGVQRAVREAFDEHPDMDAFVGADLAAAFAVQEAVSRSIAVPGDVQIVAYDGTLAADCAGMPLTTVAQDFGQIAHTIAACVEHGIEASPQRPDATDGDANTTIIPVTLHERATTRR; this comes from the coding sequence ATGGTCGGCATGCGCGACGTCGCGAAACGGGCAGGCGTCTCGGTGAGCAGTGTCTCGCTGGTGATCAACGGCACCGGCTATGTCTCACGCGACATGCGCGAGAAGGTCGAGCAGGCCATGCGCGAGCTCGACTATGTGCCCAACGAGCTCGCACGCAATTTCTACCACGGCAAAACCGGCATCATCGGCGTCATCGTGCCCACCATCCAGCACCCGTTCTTCGCCACGCTCACCGCGCACCTGCAGCACGAGTTCGCCGGCCGCGGTCTGCAGACGATGCTGTGCTCCACCGCCGACTCCGCGAACGGCGAGGCGCAGTATGTCGACATGTTGCGTCGGCACAGCCTGGACGCGCTGGTCGTCGCCGCGCACACCACCCACGACCCGCAGCAGTATTGGCGCGCAATCGACCGCCCGGTGGTCGCCTTCGACCGCAATCTGGGGGCGGGAATCACCCAGGTGAGTTCAGACCACGTGCATGGCGGCGAGCTCATCGCCGAACTCCTCGTGCGCACCGGCGCGCACCATGTGGTCATGGTGGGTGGCCCGCGCGCGCAGTTCACCGACCTCGGCGACCGCTCCACCTTCCCCACCGTCCGGTATGTGCAAACGTTGGAAGACCGCCTTTCCCAAGCGCGGATTGCGCACACGTACATCGAGTCGGGCGAGGTGTTCGACATCGCCGGCGTGCAGCGGGCAGTGCGCGAGGCGTTCGACGAACACCCGGACATGGATGCGTTCGTGGGGGCCGACCTCGCCGCCGCATTCGCCGTGCAGGAGGCGGTCTCGCGCTCGATCGCAGTGCCCGGCGATGTGCAGATCGTCGCCTACGACGGCACGCTCGCCGCGGATTGCGCCGGCATGCCGCTCACCACGGTCGCCCAGGATTTCGGGCAGATCGCACACACCATCGCCGCGTGCGTGGAACACGGGATCGAGGCTTCGCCGCAACGCCCAGATGCCACGGACGGCGATGCCAACACGACGATCATCCCGGTGACGCTGCACGAGCGCGCCACCACCCGTCGCTGA